One window of the Magnolia sinica isolate HGM2019 chromosome 19, MsV1, whole genome shotgun sequence genome contains the following:
- the LOC131234301 gene encoding protein MKS1, with product MDSSEFPTGRPSPRRELQGPRPTPLKVRKDSYKIKKPPMAPAPSQPTLPPPQHRPPVIIYTVSPKVIHTDASEFMKLVQRLTGNSSSSTASTATSSSTSSYANIGSGAISPAARLASIEKTKSLDGGQKSMMADTDMVDQFEIDTLLDRAGPFPGILSPLPASLPPISPNLFSPPTDPSSLSFLHDWSPIFQANKNYMDGALIHSPNTFLSAPITSPTPSMDFFNHFFDL from the coding sequence ATGGACTCATCTGAATTCCCCACCGGGAGGCCGTCGCCCAGGCGAGAGCTACAGGGCCCTCGGCCAACACCTCTCAAAGTCCGCAAGGACTCTTACAAGATCAAGAAGCCACCGATGGCACCTGCTCCTTCTCAGCCAACACTTCCACCACCCCAGCACCGGCCGCCTGTCATAATCTACACCGTCTCTCCCAAGGTAATTCACACCGACGCTAGCGagttcatgaaattggtgcaGCGTTTGACAGGTAATTCTTCATCATCAACCGCATCTACGGCCacatcttcttctacttcttcataTGCTAATATTGGGAGCGGCGCAATTTCTCCTGCGGCCCGACTAGCATCAATTGAAAAGACTAAATCATTGGATGGAGGTCAGAAATCAATGATGGCCGACACAGATATGGTGGATCAATTTGAAATCGACACACTTCTTGATCGAGCTGGCCCATTCCCGGGTATCCTATCTCCACTCCCAGCTTCTCTACCACCCATCTCACCAAACTTATTCTCACCCCCAACAGATCCAAGTTCTCTCAGCTTCTTGCATGATTGGAGTCCAATTTTCCAAGCAAACAAGAACTACATGGATGGTGCTTTAATTCATAGTCCAAACACATTCCTATCAGCTCCTATAACTTCTCCCACTCCATCTATGGATTTCTTCAATCATTTCTTTGACTTGTAG